The following are from one region of the Stigmatella ashevillena genome:
- a CDS encoding bifunctional folylpolyglutamate synthase/dihydrofolate synthase has product MSLPRTPEEALGFLAGLNPSGIKLGLERVREALAALGHPERQYPSLHVAGTNGKGSTCAFATAALSAAGHRVGLYTSPHLACVNERFQVAGADISDEVLGRRILEVLARYPDAAHTPAPLTYFEFATVVALWHFAQERVSVAVLETGLGGRLDATNTVTPLVTAITPVSFDHMDYLGNTLEAIAGEKAGILKPGVPGVLSRQEPEALRALCRVADEVGAPVLLEDRDFALTGEKEGTFGYRGARYQLAGLSLALRGPHQRQNAAVALAALEQLDARGVAVSAEAARAGLASARWPGRLEELGSQPPVLLDGAHNPAGVKVLLASLDALYPGRSLHAVFGVVADKDRGPMMRGLFPRCASVHLAPLDTPRSLAPEKYLPEAQALCADVYAHASLEEALAGARARAQPSDVILCTGSLFLIGAIRSQIMRNLGAIHR; this is encoded by the coding sequence ATGTCGCTGCCGCGCACGCCGGAAGAGGCGTTGGGCTTCCTCGCGGGGCTCAACCCGTCCGGCATCAAGCTGGGTCTGGAGCGGGTGCGCGAAGCGCTCGCCGCCCTGGGCCATCCAGAACGCCAGTACCCTTCGCTCCACGTCGCGGGCACCAACGGCAAGGGCAGTACCTGTGCCTTCGCCACCGCGGCCCTGAGCGCCGCGGGGCACCGGGTGGGGCTCTACACGTCGCCCCACCTGGCCTGCGTCAACGAGCGCTTCCAGGTGGCGGGGGCGGACATCTCCGATGAAGTGTTGGGGCGCCGCATCCTCGAGGTCCTGGCGCGCTACCCGGACGCCGCGCACACGCCCGCCCCCCTCACGTACTTCGAGTTCGCCACGGTGGTGGCGCTCTGGCATTTCGCCCAGGAGCGCGTCTCGGTGGCCGTGCTGGAGACGGGCCTCGGGGGCCGGCTGGACGCCACCAACACCGTCACACCGCTCGTCACGGCCATCACCCCCGTGTCGTTCGATCACATGGACTACCTGGGCAATACCTTGGAGGCCATCGCGGGCGAGAAGGCCGGCATCCTCAAGCCCGGCGTGCCCGGGGTGCTCAGCCGCCAGGAGCCCGAGGCCCTGCGGGCCCTCTGCCGAGTGGCGGATGAAGTGGGGGCCCCGGTTCTGCTGGAGGACAGGGACTTCGCCCTAACAGGCGAGAAGGAGGGGACGTTCGGTTACCGGGGCGCGCGATACCAGCTCGCGGGCCTCTCGCTTGCCCTGCGAGGCCCTCACCAGCGGCAGAACGCGGCGGTGGCCCTGGCCGCGCTGGAACAGTTGGATGCCCGGGGCGTGGCGGTGTCCGCCGAGGCGGCACGCGCGGGTCTGGCCTCCGCGCGCTGGCCGGGACGCCTGGAGGAGCTGGGCAGCCAACCGCCCGTCCTCCTGGATGGCGCCCACAACCCCGCGGGGGTGAAGGTCCTGCTGGCCTCACTGGACGCCCTGTATCCAGGCAGGAGCCTGCACGCGGTCTTTGGAGTCGTCGCCGACAAGGATCGGGGGCCAATGATGCGAGGCCTTTTTCCCCGGTGTGCCTCCGTTCATCTCGCTCCCCTGGACACCCCGCGCTCCCTGGCGCCCGAGAAGTACTTGCCCGAAGCTCAAGCGCTCTGTGCGGATGTGTATGCCCATGCCTCCCTGGAAGAGGCCCTGGCAGGCGCCAGGGCCCGGGCTCAGCCAAGCGATGTCATTCTCTGCACGGGCTCGTTGTTTCTCATCGGCGCTATTCGCTCTCAGATCATGAGAAACCTTGGCGCAATACACAGATGA
- a CDS encoding enoyl-CoA hydratase/isomerase family protein: protein MEEVRYAVQGHQALVTIDRPRARNALSPEVVQGLLEAISQAEVDPAVRVLVLTGAGEKVFCAGGDLGQMGEGGFLATHESRRAYALLLSRLQGSRKPTIARINGHALAGGLGLVLACDMAVAAEHVELGTPEIDVGLFPMMVMALLQRHVGRKRALELVMTGDRLSAREALSLGLINRAVPAAELDAAVGALAAKLAGKSQAVLALGKRAFLTAEDMPFPAALEFLASQLSLNTLAEDAAEGISAFLSKRPPDWKDR, encoded by the coding sequence ATGGAAGAAGTCCGCTATGCGGTCCAAGGGCACCAAGCACTTGTGACCATTGACCGGCCGAGGGCGCGCAACGCCCTGTCGCCGGAAGTCGTTCAAGGGTTGCTGGAGGCCATCTCCCAGGCGGAGGTGGATCCGGCGGTGCGGGTCCTGGTGCTCACCGGCGCCGGGGAGAAGGTGTTCTGCGCCGGGGGAGACCTCGGGCAGATGGGGGAGGGTGGCTTTCTGGCCACCCACGAGTCACGGCGCGCCTACGCCCTGCTGCTGTCGCGGCTGCAAGGCTCGCGAAAGCCCACGATCGCGCGGATCAACGGGCATGCGCTCGCCGGAGGCCTTGGGTTGGTGCTGGCCTGTGACATGGCGGTGGCCGCCGAGCACGTGGAACTGGGGACGCCGGAGATCGACGTGGGGCTCTTCCCCATGATGGTGATGGCGCTCTTGCAGCGGCACGTGGGACGCAAGCGTGCCCTGGAGTTGGTGATGACGGGAGATCGGCTGTCCGCGCGCGAGGCGCTGTCGCTGGGCCTCATCAACCGGGCCGTGCCGGCGGCGGAGTTGGATGCGGCGGTGGGGGCCCTCGCCGCCAAGCTGGCCGGCAAGAGCCAGGCGGTGCTGGCGCTCGGGAAGAGGGCTTTTCTCACCGCCGAGGACATGCCGTTTCCCGCGGCGCTGGAGTTCCTGGCCTCCCAGTTGTCGCTCAACACCCTGGCGGAGGATGCCGCGGAGGGCATCTCGGCCTTCTTGTCGAAGCGGCCTCCGGACTGGAAGGACCGCTGA
- a CDS encoding alpha/beta fold hydrolase, which translates to MRLPDDWRVEASGPRIPTVDEVDFRALYQKTNYVVETADGWSLVMTRYRPVKQPFPQPLFGETLLMVHGFSQNRHAWTSGQFVKNLLFFGADIHILELRGHGKSSIAFQRERAQRFHRPLPPDLDYGWDIDSYFLYDLPAAVSGVKRITRRDRIFYCGHSMGGMLGYGYAGIHNDFEGLITIGSPADLGRGFFLLKALALTAPAVGGLVDMTLGGVNAQRRLSHLGWSAVARGAGWVSRELGQRLAPQVEPNPATFRYVPVDAWLKYAEKQLARAEGHALYERLATRVNRLSNPARVSAHDIRWLLREGGEREPRKVLEQFARWIRRGEMVCYRTDYDFKRGFSKIKIPMAIIFGDMDPLASVESTRSVYRAAQSEYLLWRPVKGNSHVELTMGHDIRQICYDIKNLIEYARTHRAHSPVLPRIR; encoded by the coding sequence ATGCGTCTCCCGGATGACTGGAGAGTCGAGGCCTCGGGGCCGCGAATACCCACCGTCGACGAGGTCGACTTCCGGGCGCTGTATCAAAAGACGAACTACGTCGTAGAGACGGCGGACGGCTGGTCGCTGGTGATGACGCGGTACCGGCCCGTGAAGCAGCCGTTCCCTCAACCGCTCTTCGGCGAGACGCTGTTGATGGTTCACGGTTTCTCGCAGAACCGGCACGCCTGGACGAGCGGTCAGTTCGTCAAGAACCTGCTCTTCTTTGGTGCGGACATTCACATCCTGGAGCTGCGCGGCCACGGCAAGAGTTCCATTGCTTTCCAGCGTGAGAGGGCCCAGCGCTTCCATCGGCCGCTGCCTCCGGATCTCGACTACGGCTGGGACATCGACAGCTATTTCCTCTACGACTTGCCCGCGGCCGTCTCCGGGGTGAAGCGCATCACCCGGCGGGACCGGATCTTCTACTGCGGACACTCCATGGGCGGGATGCTCGGCTATGGCTATGCCGGCATCCACAATGACTTCGAGGGGCTCATCACCATCGGCTCCCCCGCGGACCTGGGACGGGGCTTCTTCCTGCTGAAGGCCCTGGCACTCACGGCCCCGGCCGTCGGAGGGCTGGTGGACATGACCCTGGGGGGCGTTAACGCGCAGCGCCGGTTGAGCCACCTGGGCTGGTCCGCCGTGGCGCGCGGCGCGGGGTGGGTGAGCCGGGAGCTGGGCCAGCGCCTCGCGCCCCAGGTGGAGCCCAACCCGGCAACCTTCCGGTACGTGCCCGTGGATGCCTGGCTGAAGTATGCGGAGAAGCAGCTGGCCCGGGCGGAGGGGCATGCGCTCTATGAGCGCCTCGCCACGCGCGTCAACCGGTTGAGCAACCCCGCTCGTGTCAGCGCCCATGACATCCGCTGGCTCTTGCGAGAGGGCGGCGAGCGCGAGCCGCGCAAGGTGCTGGAGCAGTTCGCCCGCTGGATCCGTCGCGGGGAGATGGTCTGCTACCGCACCGATTACGACTTCAAGCGCGGTTTTTCGAAGATCAAGATCCCCATGGCCATCATCTTCGGGGACATGGATCCGCTCGCCTCGGTGGAATCCACTCGGAGTGTCTACCGGGCCGCCCAGAGCGAGTACCTGCTGTGGCGCCCCGTGAAGGGCAACAGCCACGTCGAGCTGACGATGGGGCACGACATCCGGCAGATCTGCTACGACATCAAGAACCTTATTGAGTACGCGCGGACCCACCGCGCGCACTCACCGGTGCTGCCGCGCATTCGTTAG
- a CDS encoding AMIN domain-containing protein — protein sequence MKAYAVAVVGWVLLPLLALAQEKAALNSITRVTVNGGVVEIAGSQKPSFTTFTMTDPPRLVIDISGAVLTGVPEEIPARGGGVTGLRTANYGSEATAVARVLIGYERDVETDIQVSNHVLFVKVLEEGSQAVAQARPFESEQAPAQGSGTAAEPASPDAAQASAAAQADREAQDKAATQASAAARADREAQDKATAQEEETRRRAQETAAAEKKRQEEAAQAQAKRQEEAKQREETARAQAEARKAAEAEEKQRQKEEAQAKRQAEAEEKQRKQDEARAQAEARKAAEAEEKQRQKEEAQAKRQAEAEEKQRKQDEARAQAEARRSAQAEEKRRQPQEPRVASAEPPAREVPRESEAAPGISEKRKTLEIVGFQQRTGSSRVYIRTNERVQYKVSQSDREILLELENTQIGKGNNTRALDTSFFDTAVSRVDPIAGPGRSVRVSIRLKEPVSVQTRQEGNTISLDFPR from the coding sequence ATGAAGGCCTATGCGGTGGCCGTGGTGGGCTGGGTGTTGCTGCCCCTGCTCGCACTCGCGCAGGAGAAGGCGGCGCTGAACTCCATCACCCGCGTGACGGTGAATGGCGGCGTGGTGGAGATTGCTGGCAGTCAGAAGCCGAGCTTCACCACCTTCACCATGACGGACCCTCCGCGGCTCGTCATCGATATCTCCGGCGCGGTGCTCACCGGCGTTCCCGAGGAAATTCCGGCCCGGGGCGGAGGCGTGACGGGGTTGCGCACGGCCAACTACGGCTCGGAGGCGACGGCCGTGGCGCGCGTGCTGATCGGCTACGAGCGGGACGTGGAGACGGACATCCAAGTGTCCAACCACGTCCTCTTCGTCAAGGTGCTGGAGGAGGGCAGCCAGGCCGTGGCCCAGGCGCGGCCCTTCGAGAGCGAGCAGGCCCCCGCGCAAGGAAGTGGCACGGCAGCCGAGCCTGCTTCGCCGGATGCTGCCCAGGCCAGCGCGGCGGCGCAGGCCGACCGGGAGGCCCAGGACAAGGCGGCGACCCAGGCCAGTGCGGCGGCGCGGGCCGACCGGGAGGCCCAGGACAAGGCCACGGCGCAAGAGGAGGAGACACGGCGCCGGGCCCAGGAGACGGCGGCCGCCGAGAAGAAGCGGCAGGAGGAAGCGGCGCAGGCTCAGGCCAAGCGCCAGGAAGAGGCGAAGCAGCGCGAGGAGACGGCCCGGGCGCAAGCCGAGGCCCGCAAGGCCGCGGAGGCCGAGGAGAAGCAGCGGCAGAAAGAGGAAGCGCAGGCCAAGCGTCAGGCGGAGGCTGAGGAGAAGCAGCGCAAGCAGGACGAGGCGCGTGCGCAGGCCGAGGCCCGCAAGGCCGCGGAGGCCGAGGAGAAGCAGCGGCAGAAAGAGGAAGCGCAGGCCAAGCGTCAGGCGGAGGCCGAGGAGAAGCAGCGCAAGCAGGACGAGGCGCGTGCGCAGGCCGAGGCCCGCAGGAGCGCCCAGGCCGAGGAAAAACGGCGTCAGCCGCAGGAGCCCCGCGTGGCCAGCGCCGAGCCCCCTGCCCGCGAGGTGCCACGCGAGTCAGAGGCCGCGCCGGGAATCTCCGAGAAGCGGAAGACGCTGGAGATTGTCGGCTTCCAACAGCGCACGGGCTCCTCGCGTGTGTACATCCGCACGAACGAGCGTGTTCAGTATAAGGTTTCCCAGAGCGACAGGGAGATCCTCCTCGAGCTGGAGAACACGCAGATCGGCAAGGGCAACAACACCCGTGCGCTCGACACGTCCTTCTTCGACACCGCCGTCTCCCGGGTGGATCCCATCGCGGGCCCAGGCCGCTCCGTGCGCGTTTCCATCCGGCTCAAGGAGCCGGTGTCCGTCCAGACGCGCCAGGAGGGCAACACCATCTCCTTGGATTTCCCCCGCTAA
- a CDS encoding helix-turn-helix domain-containing protein, with amino-acid sequence MLFVSELGKRIGQRIRELRTQRPERWTQEELAERAQISVSFLSMIERGERVAHVETLAALAGALGVSLGELFAGTEQSLAQTEDLLRPLSDFARARGLTARDVERLLGVARAMFNGTAA; translated from the coding sequence ATGCTCTTCGTGTCGGAACTCGGAAAACGTATCGGCCAACGCATCCGCGAGCTTCGCACGCAGAGACCGGAGCGGTGGACCCAGGAAGAACTCGCTGAGCGAGCGCAGATCAGCGTCTCGTTCTTGTCCATGATCGAACGCGGTGAGCGCGTGGCCCATGTGGAGACACTGGCCGCGCTTGCCGGTGCCCTCGGCGTCAGCCTGGGGGAACTGTTCGCAGGGACGGAGCAGTCGCTCGCTCAGACGGAGGATCTGCTCCGCCCGCTGTCGGACTTTGCCCGTGCCCGCGGTTTGACGGCACGTGATGTAGAGCGCTTGCTGGGGGTGGCGCGCGCCATGTTCAATGGCACGGCGGCCTGA
- a CDS encoding LPS-assembly protein LptD, with protein MSLLLPVTVALLVSAQIPLATQLQLPTGETVEVTADLVVSEPERQLLIARGHTQLRTGGTVLRADEVTYDRGAQKVSATGGVMFVSGLFAAVADAVTVDLESNEATVEGGLFMQKRNVTPEALAAAETPQQLREMGETPVLMRGTRIRRTEANTFVVEDLVFNPCACGPGEPNWRLEARDASIVMGERAILTWPVVYLYSVPVFALPWLYLPLAERRTGLLMPRPSTSSLGGFGIEQPVFITLGRSYDLTVTPGYYTGASQETHDLGNGTLRKEPRYVGIRGPRLLTEFRYVPSERTRGRATLGFIYDLQPLRDPRTGAFFREGNQPVGAAITQARGLRGEASWQHIQEMDQGFSNRVDAAFVSDGYFTRDLTADVVARENQYLRSTGSISHRGEEHSLGLEVAIRQDIRWAYSFLREDRVPAAADPLRPVLRGPRTFQKLPALTLSLPERRLGKRWALGMRMEFSRLSPLTERFGDEGEDGLFDASGAQVVLGPEGVPQALADPAQANGRFDASDREARNRLDLFPRLSTSFGWGSFARVTPAVALRQDFYVGEVSGHLAQRGYPMVDLQVDSELARSYVRSEATYRHTLTPSVHLRYVPGVWGGVPPPGASPGGAAQRYDEIDSALPVGLSGQDEGFLHAVVEVTQSLQLKKGQSLREPLRLHVGQGFDLTRYAPLWKEASNQQAPVLRDTFARLLARVGIFSAAALVRYDTQSAQIAQLSAEANVDNGRGGALYARYDDLLAVGSDRLRRGIDALVGPSSESRARAQLLTAGGRLTLGIGLGLRYEAIVQPLVKQQSPLAQQILGVSYGPACDCWRIEGVATLRRGQKLPDFGVNFDVTGFGSFGS; from the coding sequence ATGAGTCTCCTCCTTCCGGTCACCGTGGCGCTGCTCGTGTCGGCGCAGATTCCCCTGGCGACTCAGCTCCAGCTTCCCACCGGGGAGACGGTCGAGGTGACCGCGGATCTCGTGGTCTCCGAGCCAGAACGCCAATTGCTCATCGCCCGCGGCCACACGCAGTTGCGCACGGGCGGGACGGTGCTGCGCGCGGACGAGGTGACGTACGACCGGGGGGCGCAGAAGGTGAGCGCCACCGGCGGGGTGATGTTCGTCAGCGGCCTGTTCGCCGCGGTGGCGGATGCCGTGACGGTGGACCTGGAGTCCAATGAGGCCACCGTCGAGGGCGGCCTCTTCATGCAGAAGCGCAACGTCACCCCGGAAGCGCTGGCGGCCGCGGAGACGCCCCAGCAACTGCGCGAGATGGGCGAGACCCCCGTGCTCATGCGCGGCACGCGCATCCGGCGCACGGAGGCCAACACCTTCGTGGTGGAGGATCTCGTCTTCAACCCATGCGCGTGTGGCCCCGGGGAGCCGAACTGGCGGCTGGAGGCCCGGGACGCATCCATCGTCATGGGCGAGCGGGCCATCCTCACCTGGCCGGTCGTCTACCTCTATTCGGTGCCAGTGTTCGCGCTGCCCTGGCTGTACCTGCCGTTGGCCGAGCGGCGCACCGGCCTGCTCATGCCCCGCCCGAGCACCTCCAGCCTCGGCGGTTTCGGCATCGAGCAGCCAGTCTTCATCACGCTGGGGCGCAGCTACGATCTCACCGTCACGCCGGGTTACTACACGGGGGCCTCCCAGGAGACGCACGATCTGGGCAACGGGACGCTCCGCAAGGAGCCGCGCTACGTGGGCATCCGCGGCCCGCGCCTGCTGACGGAGTTCCGCTACGTCCCCAGCGAGCGCACCCGGGGCCGGGCGACGCTCGGCTTCATCTACGACTTGCAGCCCCTCCGGGACCCGCGCACGGGGGCCTTCTTCCGGGAGGGGAACCAACCCGTGGGAGCGGCCATCACCCAGGCGCGCGGGCTGCGCGGCGAGGCGTCCTGGCAGCACATCCAGGAGATGGACCAGGGGTTCTCCAACCGGGTGGATGCCGCCTTCGTCTCCGATGGGTACTTCACGCGGGATCTCACCGCGGACGTCGTCGCCCGCGAGAACCAGTACCTGCGGAGCACCGGTTCGATCTCCCACCGGGGAGAGGAACACTCCCTCGGCCTGGAGGTGGCCATTCGCCAGGACATCCGCTGGGCCTATTCGTTTCTCCGGGAGGACCGGGTGCCCGCGGCGGCGGATCCTCTCCGGCCCGTTCTTCGCGGCCCCCGCACCTTCCAGAAGCTGCCCGCCCTCACGCTCTCGCTGCCCGAGCGGCGCCTGGGCAAGCGGTGGGCCCTGGGGATGCGCATGGAGTTCAGCCGCCTGTCTCCCCTGACCGAGCGGTTCGGGGACGAGGGAGAGGATGGCCTCTTCGACGCCTCGGGTGCCCAGGTCGTGCTCGGGCCCGAGGGCGTGCCCCAGGCCCTTGCGGATCCGGCGCAGGCCAACGGGCGCTTCGATGCCTCGGATCGCGAGGCGCGGAACCGGTTGGATCTCTTCCCCCGGCTCTCCACGTCCTTCGGATGGGGGTCCTTTGCCCGGGTGACGCCTGCGGTCGCGCTGCGGCAGGACTTCTATGTGGGAGAAGTCTCGGGCCACCTCGCCCAGCGGGGATACCCCATGGTGGATCTCCAGGTGGATTCCGAGCTGGCCCGGAGCTACGTCCGCTCGGAGGCCACCTACCGTCACACCCTCACGCCCTCGGTCCACCTGCGCTATGTCCCCGGCGTGTGGGGTGGGGTGCCGCCGCCGGGGGCCTCGCCGGGGGGGGCGGCCCAGCGCTACGACGAGATCGACTCGGCGCTGCCCGTGGGGCTCAGCGGTCAGGACGAAGGCTTCCTGCACGCCGTGGTGGAAGTGACCCAGTCCCTACAACTGAAAAAAGGACAGTCACTGCGTGAACCCCTCCGGTTGCATGTGGGCCAGGGGTTTGATCTGACCCGTTATGCGCCCCTGTGGAAGGAGGCGAGCAACCAGCAGGCGCCCGTCCTGCGAGACACGTTCGCGCGGTTGCTCGCCCGTGTCGGTATTTTCAGCGCCGCCGCGTTGGTCCGTTATGACACTCAGAGCGCTCAGATTGCTCAACTCAGCGCAGAGGCCAATGTAGACAATGGGCGGGGCGGGGCGCTGTATGCACGATATGACGACTTGCTCGCGGTGGGTTCGGATCGACTCCGCCGGGGGATCGATGCCTTGGTTGGTCCGTCGTCGGAGAGCCGGGCGCGTGCTCAGCTTCTGACCGCTGGAGGACGTTTGACGCTCGGCATCGGACTCGGTCTGCGGTACGAAGCCATCGTGCAGCCGCTCGTCAAACAGCAGTCTCCACTGGCACAGCAGATCCTGGGTGTGTCATATGGGCCTGCCTGCGACTGCTGGCGCATCGAGGGGGTTGCCACGCTGCGGCGGGGTCAGAAGCTGCCCGATTTCGGGGTGAATTTTGATGTGACCGGCTTCGGATCCTTTGGGTCTTGA
- a CDS encoding TetR/AcrR family transcriptional regulator yields MSQQSSKAVEGGSREGERRRTILRAAIDVFARKGYHGCRIADVAREAGVAYGLVYHYFKNKDELLETVFETGWSGFVSRIRAVVEAEGPVGPKVRGITDVAFDAYRVDPRAVKVLIVEIARSPGGHVNRQSAFVDTIRMCAEMFVQAQATGELRPEVDPLLASALLFGSIEMGLTALVMGLVDPRDTDMLERARQQIAGTFLHGVLTQDAAAAEESWKKSAMRSKGTKHL; encoded by the coding sequence GTGAGCCAGCAGAGCAGCAAGGCAGTCGAGGGGGGATCCCGGGAGGGGGAGCGTCGCAGGACCATCCTCCGAGCCGCCATCGACGTCTTCGCGCGCAAGGGCTACCACGGCTGTCGCATCGCGGATGTGGCGCGCGAGGCCGGGGTGGCCTACGGCCTCGTCTACCACTACTTCAAGAACAAGGATGAGCTGCTGGAGACCGTCTTCGAGACGGGCTGGAGCGGCTTCGTCTCGCGCATCCGCGCGGTGGTGGAAGCCGAGGGGCCCGTGGGCCCCAAGGTGCGCGGCATCACCGATGTGGCCTTCGATGCGTACCGGGTGGATCCCCGCGCGGTGAAGGTGCTCATCGTCGAGATTGCCCGCAGCCCCGGCGGCCATGTGAACCGGCAGAGCGCCTTCGTCGACACCATCCGCATGTGCGCGGAGATGTTCGTCCAGGCCCAGGCCACCGGTGAGCTGCGGCCCGAGGTGGATCCGCTGCTGGCCTCGGCGCTGCTCTTCGGCTCCATCGAGATGGGGCTCACCGCGCTCGTGATGGGGTTGGTGGACCCGCGGGACACCGACATGCTGGAGCGCGCCCGGCAGCAGATCGCCGGCACCTTCCTTCACGGTGTCCTGACGCAGGATGCCGCCGCCGCGGAGGAGTCATGGAAGAAGTCCGCTATGCGGTCCAAGGGCACCAAGCACTTGTGA
- a CDS encoding Ig-like domain-containing protein, with product MRLGLASCVALASVFWVACEPPPPATLEFVDQSPAQPRLGEITTVRFRAVDSRGLPQAGSTVSFRLQPEVPGVSLSPTEASTNVGDGIASTQIIATGRVASAVVVATSGDKTAVSPAVSFAGANAHSKQFTFQCGEVAGNASGGVHAIGAYDETRYLIAGVKLRCTAHVADRNGDGIAGAQVSFITEAGTIGPSSTSITDVVGNAQVLYKTSYPLPVETDPGTFTWSPINDATHTGDYLAPLWMQPFIWTENPIRDYGTAINPQTPRPEPFRKDPLRPNRINNPRDNLVAMIAVTTGEEGYDDANNNGQFDAGETFVDLTEPFVDNNDNGTWDAGERFVDTNANGRWDGKNGQFDASTLIWVQERILWTGWPHPMDRDLTPLNEVPVVRQLSPPAGTTVNVGHFAEVFSTFLLADPWFNGLARNSNEDGCKGGAVGPVVVDPLPKGVAYTYPAFTVEIYKIRDAHDIQADPPPAPFPAPGIAFDVNASCSYTGSPEEGHVVLVPAPPLKGLVQ from the coding sequence ATGCGTCTGGGTCTGGCCTCATGCGTGGCGCTCGCAAGCGTCTTCTGGGTGGCGTGCGAGCCCCCTCCCCCTGCCACGCTTGAGTTCGTGGATCAGTCCCCCGCCCAGCCTCGGTTGGGGGAAATCACCACGGTGCGTTTCCGGGCCGTCGACAGCCGGGGTCTCCCCCAGGCGGGCAGCACGGTCTCATTCCGGTTGCAGCCGGAGGTGCCGGGGGTCTCCCTCAGCCCCACCGAGGCGAGCACCAACGTGGGCGATGGCATCGCCTCCACCCAGATCATCGCCACTGGCCGTGTCGCCTCCGCCGTGGTGGTGGCCACCTCGGGTGACAAGACGGCGGTGAGCCCGGCGGTGAGCTTCGCGGGCGCGAACGCTCACAGCAAGCAGTTCACCTTCCAGTGCGGCGAAGTCGCCGGCAACGCCTCCGGTGGTGTCCACGCCATCGGCGCCTATGACGAGACGCGTTATCTCATCGCCGGTGTGAAGCTGCGGTGCACCGCGCACGTGGCGGATCGCAACGGCGACGGCATCGCGGGCGCCCAGGTCTCCTTCATCACCGAGGCGGGCACCATCGGGCCGAGCAGCACCTCCATCACGGACGTGGTGGGCAATGCCCAGGTGCTCTACAAGACGTCCTACCCGTTGCCGGTGGAGACGGATCCGGGCACCTTCACCTGGAGCCCCATCAACGATGCCACCCACACGGGGGATTACCTGGCCCCCCTGTGGATGCAGCCGTTCATCTGGACGGAAAACCCGATCCGGGACTACGGCACCGCCATCAACCCGCAGACCCCCCGGCCGGAGCCCTTCCGCAAGGATCCGCTGCGCCCCAACCGCATCAACAACCCGCGCGACAACCTGGTGGCGATGATCGCCGTCACCACGGGCGAAGAGGGGTATGACGACGCCAACAACAACGGCCAGTTCGATGCGGGGGAGACCTTCGTGGATCTCACCGAGCCGTTCGTCGACAACAATGACAACGGCACGTGGGATGCCGGTGAGCGGTTCGTGGACACCAATGCCAACGGCCGGTGGGACGGGAAGAACGGCCAGTTCGACGCCAGCACGCTCATCTGGGTGCAGGAGCGCATCCTGTGGACGGGCTGGCCGCACCCCATGGATCGCGACCTGACGCCGCTCAACGAGGTGCCCGTCGTGCGCCAGTTGTCACCCCCCGCGGGGACGACCGTGAACGTGGGCCACTTCGCCGAGGTGTTCTCCACCTTCCTGCTGGCGGACCCCTGGTTCAACGGGCTCGCCCGCAACTCGAACGAGGACGGCTGCAAGGGAGGCGCCGTAGGCCCGGTGGTCGTGGATCCACTGCCCAAGGGGGTGGCCTACACCTACCCGGCGTTCACCGTGGAGATCTACAAGATCCGCGATGCACACGACATCCAGGCCGACCCGCCCCCGGCCCCGTTCCCGGCCCCGGGCATTGCGTTCGACGTCAACGCCTCGTGCTCCTACACAGGCTCGCCCGAGGAAGGGCACGTGGTGCTCGTCCCCGCGCCGCCCCTCAAGGGCCTCGTCCAGTAG